The nucleotide sequence ATGTATGGATGAAGTCTAGAGAAAAGGGTAAGGCATTAAAGATTCTGCATGTATGAATTAAAGCGAAAGCTTTGTTTGCACACACAATGCAGATATTATATGAAAAAAGCATATTTACGTTTGTATCTTCAAAGGTACAGTAAACGGTATGTGCGTGAAGAGAGTTGCATGTAGGCTTTATAAAAGACCAACATATTTTCTTGGACGTCTGTTTAAAGCAGTTAAAGCTGAACAGAGCTTTTTCAACACCTGACTGCACTTTTGACATTAAATGAGAACCGTAGAAAGAGCAATAGTAAAAACACGTGTGTGACTCTATTAGGGGCGATTAACATTTCATGTCTTTTGCGCGCGCAAGTGCGGGTCATTTTACTAGAGAAAGAAGCGCGGCTCGCTTTTTCCCGCGCGGTTTTAGaggcgaaatgtgaatcgccccgtCAGTAAAGAAAAATAGAGCTACTTAGTACCTGATCTCTAGAAATCTGTCTGTCATTTACACGTATATGCGCTGTatcttacatatttttaatacaatttccTGATTTACGGTATATCTATATTCCACAAGTATTTTTGTGTACACTGCtgaataactttaaaaataagttaaatttaaccagtgatttattttgaaaacagctagtaaaaaatattataaatgaagcATTGGAATTAAAGGACAAGATCGACATATTTGGTTAAGGTTTTTGTTATAGAAAGTTTAAAcgattaataaattaataaacgtGACGGCTTAGAAATTGTTTcattacaaatacaaatctgTAGTAAAAAGGGTAATTGACAGGGAATTGAGCGGGAATCGGAAACAGCAGCTAGGAATCGATTCTTGGAATCGATTCTTTCGATTCCCAAACCAGGAATTGGAATCGACTCCAAGATTTTTTTGAATCGAACAGCCCTACATGTCAGCGCAAAGTTTTCCAACGAGGTTAAAACAACGTCAGCCAATGTGACCGGTAAAGGACTGGACACGCCCTAACAACTTAGATGGACCAATGTAAACTGTCGACTTTTGTTAGTGAAACATTGATAACCAATCACAATGTTttgttatctttttatttacatatgtcCAATAAGGATAAGTGTACCGAAACTGCTTTCGCTTCTCTTCTCGGGAAAATTAAATCTAATGTCACGCCGCGCAAACGTCAGAGACCCGGCCGGTTACAGTTAAAGAAAGACCAAGTTAAACTTGTGGATTTACACCTTGTGGAAAGATAGTACAGTTCGTTCTGGATTTAACATGACTTTTGAAGAACTAAGTGGAGATTACTCGATTGAAAGGTAAATTCGTATTTTATCTAgacaaaattattataattattataggAATTTGCCTAGATTTAATATCATCCTCATACAAATTAACTGGCAAATGAAAGATATTAGATGTTTAGTCGTTTcttattaaacaattaaacaatgtcagtaattattttactgacATTTGTAAACTAATGAAATGATGTCAGCCGTAGGGTCACGGTAGCTCGCTCACGAGACTCAGATCTCTAACGAGACTTTTATGACATGCATCGAGCTGCAGCAGAacttagtttatttatttgttctcttATAATTCATTCGGCAAGTTAGTCATATGTTTAAACTAGCAATTTAAAAACACTGCAATTCAAGTATTATCGTTGTATATGATCAACAGCCATTTAAACTAGATGCACTAGATTCTCTTGTTTGATGAAGAACTAAAGATAACATGTCCGTATTTGGGCTTTTACAGGATGGATTCGGTATCTAAAGCTGTAGAGGAGGTCCTGCGCTCCGCATTACTGCAGGGCTGTATTACAGTTGGGGTCTACGAGGCTGCAAAATCACTCAATGTGTACGTTTCGTATTTCTGACCACTTTTTGACAGTTTCAAAAGGTCAAACCAAACTAAAGTGAATTGTATCTGTTCCATTCAGTAATCCTGATAACGTGGTGTTATGCATCCTGGCCaccgatgatgatgatgtgaagGATGTTGCTCTTCAGATTCACTTCACTCTCATTCAGGCGTTCTGCTGCGAGAATGACATCAACATCCTGCGGGTGAACAACACGCGCCGCCTCGCGCACATACTGAaggagttttttattttattttaatacatgttattatgtttttatctttactctttattattatagtttgatTAACATAATGTGTGTGCCTTAATGAATTGAAgggtttttattaaatcttacaGCATAAATATGTACACTAACAATGTTTGATATATGTCTCATGTAACCAAGGGTAAAATCTAAGCCGGTATATTAGAGTGCAGGACACGAGGTTCAACAGGATACAAGAATGTGTGGGGGTAGCAGCTGATACGGCCTTGGGGCTGGGAGGAAGAGATATGAGAAAGTTGGATGTAGTGTGATGTTTTTCAGAGTTCTAAGAAAGCAGCCGTTTGGAGGAGATCACTCGACGTTGCGTCACTGAATGATTGGATAAGAAAGAGGTCCATCAAACTCAACCCAGCCTTACCATAGGCCCAGGACGAGAAGCAAGCCTCAAGACACacctcacacatacacacataaatatgtaaacacaacaggAAACGGGGCTGTTCTTTGATTATACTCTGTGCGGAGAGTGAGTGAGCAGGACAGCCCAGATCTGTGAATCAAACCAATAAACTTCTATTATTGTACCAAATGTCCAGTAAGACCAATTTTTGAACGCGCAGGACATCGTTTGTCCGTCAGATGGTGACACCGACGTGATTGGCTAAAGGAGGACATTTCGGACAATCTTTAAAGGCTAAAAGGTGGAAAAACCGAGAAGGAACatcttgtgttcaacacaacgtcCGGACGAAAATGAAAGGTGAGCAGAGACCTGTTTTATCGAACATCTGCTGATTGACTACtctaaattgtttgtgttgaattGCAAATATTCCTgatcatttattgattttttgacaaatttttgTACAAGAGTGAAGTTTATTGGATtgaacatttataaatttattttgggttcgagtcccttggttgtattaataaccataaatttattttgggttcgagtcccttggttgtattaataaccataaatttattttgggttcgagtcccttggttgtattaataaccataaatttattttgggttcgagtcccttggttgtattaataaccataaatttattttgggttcgagtcccttggttgtattaataaccataaatttattttgggttcgagtcccttggttgtattaataaccataaatttattttgggttcgagtcccttggttgtattaataaccataaatttattttgggttcgagtcccttggttttattaataaccataaatttattttgggttcgagtcccttggttttattaataaccataaatttattttgggttcgagtcccttggttttattaataaccataaatttattttgggttcgagtcccttggttttattaatagcCATAAAGTACCAAattgggttcgagtcccttggttCTGGAAACCataaatttataaaattgtaaattaatattttctgtgatttctttGGTACATTTTCTTCtatgttttaaattgtgtatatatGAGCAAATTAAAATCCTGTTAGGAAACAGGTCACGTGGGGGGTATGAATgcattgtaatatattttttatgttgttgtatattgtattgtgacacagaaaaaaaaccccaggagtaagagagagagagaaaaaacctcAGCCTGTGAGactctgcgtgtgtgtgtgtgtgtgtgtgtgtgtgtatgtgtataaaacagagaaagaatgGCAGAATATGAAAGGGAATGTGAAAACTATGGAGGTATGTTGATTTTAGACCAGTGGCAAAGTGTAGTGGATATGTTAATAGCTCAGGTGGAGCCTAAGtgtcataaaaaagaaaagaaaatatgggAGAATAAATAgagtcagatgtgtattgaGAACGGGTGGGACACACCTTAAAAAATTTTGTGTTCCTAGCACCAAAAGCCAGTGATATGGAAAAAAGAGCGCATGTGAGACTGAAAAGACATGTTGAAGAaggaaaaacaagacattttagtCAAGAAAAGAAATTGCAAGATGAATTAAGAATATGGACACGCATTGCGTTTAAGGCCACTGCTCTGAGTCCGGTtaaaagagaggggggagaaaATGTGCAGACAAAGAAGTCAGGGAGTCAGGGAACAAACAGTATATTACCCACCCCCAAAACTATATCAAGACTTGCAACTATTGACAAAACCACAACCGTATGACGCAAAATTGCAGCAAGTTTTGGTAAAATTAAACCAAGGAAACGTAGTAAAAAATTGCCTGACACAAcgtttgatataaatgaaataagacaGCAATTACACCAACTAACAAGATTAGTCAGTGGAACAGCACAGCAGTTAGCCCCCGAGGGAGAAGAACAGGGAGAACACATTCCACAAGGGGAGGGTGAAGAGGAGTGTGGGGAGCTAATAAATCACCCCCTGTTTCATTGCATAGCCGACAGAGTTTAGATAGTGCATCACATTGAAAGCACAATTGGCACATGCAGCTCATTTGAATTGTGCTAACTACTATCTAAGTTTCTTCCTAGATGTATCTGAAACAGGAAGCAGTGCACATGGGCACCTCACGAACATCCCACTGTGTCCAACTTCAAGGAAAAGGCGACACGTGGTACCATTTGTCTTCTTGTGCTGCTTGTTATTCCCCAAACAGGTCTCTGGAATAGACGGCTgtggacctgagatctcaggtccaagagagggagggtgttgaAGGTGAAGTACAAGGGAGcgcagaaaaaggaacattggtCATATAGAAGAAAGGTGACATTTGAACCTCTAGCGCATTGTGTAAGTGAAGATTGTGCATATGGGGCAGGCATTgcagtaatatttaagaataaatatgatgaaaagtgaagcatcacatgcatttctaaCTTGCATGGgtcaaacccatttaaagactcaTAGAATACttctatttgtatttcattGGTCCACTACCCAGTGCCAAAAAGGGGGGGtatactttttatactttttcattAACACTATAGATACAAGTGATAGTGAACCATCtgttaaatatcacacagaaatTCCCTAGTCCTTACAGgcctcaaagatctcaaatggacaggtgtgggtagtgccataaaaaatgaattgctaAATAGACAGCACCACAACATATGGACTGATATTTAACCCACAGATTTGACTgaattgagagaaaaaaaaatgtatctctgtCTGTTATCCTAAAGTCTTTCTTTTCAGGTTGATCACTATGACTCCTTATAGAGTCCAGATACCAGAGAGGTGTCTTAGAACCtgaaatggaggagatgggtgagATAATACTTCAAGGGGTCATTCACACTTCACAGTTACATCACAGAAGTAGTTACACGGCCTCCCGGTGTAGCACCGGATCCAAATTGTGCAACACAGATTGTTGTAGATACCCATCTCCCAGACATGAACATATAGCATTGTGGACAAACTTTCGCCAGTACAACCTCATAAAATGATTATCTGGCATAATCTTAAAAgttatccagactcaaaacaccACACATCGCCTAGGAtgattagtctagatttaaaatatgataCATAAGAAGGATCTATAGCCtgtcatgcatacacacaactgTATAGCATCTCACACATAGGACAAACTCatgatgctgatttaattataagataaaacctgttgttacaattatgttgatttatttgaaaCCTTGCAATGTATATAGTAAATTTGCATGGTTATAGTTTTATGTATGGTAAATGGTTTGATTTCTGATGAAGAGaggtgaaattgaaaatttgtgcaattttcaattgaaatcattggcattgttccaaaccagatAGCACACTGGTTTTTAACATATGTCTAATGATATGTTTAAAGAGTGGTTAGATCTGAAGTGCTGGCGCTTCTGCAATCGGCCTCGCAATTCTCAATCAGATTTTTACCATTGAACATGAGATGGCGTACTGTACACATCAacattcacagattttttttttttgacaacagcTATATTAGAGATTCAGAATATGTCCTAATACTTCTTTGTAACGATAGATCTGCAGGGTTAACTCGTATTTGAGTATTCTGAATTACTATTATGGTTATTAAAATGAGTTATATAACTATACCATATTATGCATAACGTTGTATctggattttataaatacatgaaaatacatttataagcatactgtagatttgtattttggttgcaatatatttaaaagatataattatgaactattattttatgatgtatacCACTGGAGAATATGCcagttaaattgacttttgccACTCTTCCTATAAAATACTCAGAGTATCTAAATTCCACTATAGTAGTGAAGAATCAGGTAATCAAATGGGATCACTTTAtgtggctttggatgaaattgAGACCTTATTCACCACTCGCACCAGGTaccatgaatttttttttattgttgtaaccCTTCATCATCTTTTCCCAATTTCTATGGTCATCAGTGTTCAGTTGTTGTATGCTTATGCAGATGCCATTCAGGTGTCTCATACACAATGATGTGTTATTAGTGAGATGAATTCCTTAACCTAGGGAGCTGCGCTGCAAACCATACCTTCTACTTAGATGTTCCTAAGGATAAATGGGTCAGATAAATATCATGGGGAGGATACtactacacacagatgtttctcttcgGTGGGAAGACACCTTCTGCAAATAGAGCACATGGGCTCTGACTGAATGGACTTGGTACAACAAATTATATTGCAGACTATCTGACTTAGGTGGAAACCAACCTGGGCAAAAGAACAGCAAAGATCCACCTGCTCTGCACAGTACCAGCTCTACAGAGACTTCTAAGGTAATAATTGATATACAAAGACCAAAAAATGCCTAACTGTGTCCCCTTAGGGACTGCTCTGAGATTGCCCCAAGGGGTCAGGGGAGGaactgtaaggcagctggaaaagtgcaaagaattaaggttgtttgtaaagctgggactaaacaatcaaacaccattttgttgctagattctgaggaatgatatcctgccctcccctaAGGTTTTGTTGATTCCCAAGAATTGAACCCcatcttcttatcacacctctccccttcatctcttcaggccctgatcactagaaaaaaagtttgatgattaatgtttggtattgttttaaaggtcatggtgcgatgggtgaaagggtctagttctttcaaatctaacatggagtatattaaaactgtttaaactttaatccataacctgcactcctctaaagaggattggctttatctgggaatcctgttcacagataaattggcatcccatttgatgatctcgtcagccacgagttaaactaaatttcacagtgaccattgtattcacaatgaacattgagtacagtatatcattcttgggtataaaaggtgcattggcaaaagactcaCGGAAGCTTCtttaaccagaacttcccacactgcaactgtgagtcttgattttaccaggtatgataaactttgaattattatttcattttaaccatATAATTGTGTCTATGGCTGTGTTTGTGGGCATACTGGTAACTTGTGGATGCTGTTGTGTGCCGTGTATTAGATCATTATGTAACTGCCTAATTGTTACTGCAATTGAAAAACGAGAGCCCCCACCATATGTTATGCCATTGTTGACCACAGACCACTATCATGATGACAGTGAGGAAGAGGACAGccatgtgtataaatgtgacatttaataCGTCTTGTATAATCTTACTTCATTATTTTCATAGGTGTGACTTTTACTGTGTTTCATACATTtcacttcatttatttgataGACGTGTACTGCTATATGCTTATCCGTTGAAACTATGACACTATAATTATTGTGATGTACCCCGTATAATATAGAGGGTAACCATGTGGGATATGTGTTAGTGACCTCTTGttcagaggtcaagagagggattgaaggagttttttattttattttaatacatgttattatgtttttatctttactctttattattatagtttgatTAACATAATGTGTGTGCCTTAATGAATTGAAgggtttttattaaatcttacaGCATAAATATGTACACTAACAATGTTTGATATATGTCTCATGTAACCAAGGGTAAAATCTAAGCCGGTATATTAGAGTGCAGGACACGAGGTTCAACAGGATACAAGAATGTGTGGGGGTAGCAGCTGATACGGCCTTGGGGCTGGGAGGAAGAGATATGAGAAAGTTGGATGTAGTGTGATGTTTTTCAGAGTTCTAAGAAAGCAGCCGTTTGGAGGAGATCACTCGACGTTGCGTCACTGAATGATTGGATAAGAAAGAGGTCCATCAAACTCAACCCAGCCTTACCATAGGC is from Triplophysa dalaica isolate WHDGS20190420 chromosome 3, ASM1584641v1, whole genome shotgun sequence and encodes:
- the gadd45aa gene encoding growth arrest and DNA-damage-inducible, alpha, a gives rise to the protein MTFEELSGDYSIERMDSVSKAVEEVLRSALLQGCITVGVYEAAKSLNVNPDNVVLCILATDDDDVKDVALQIHFTLIQAFCCENDINILRVNNTRRLAHILGGAGKHGSEQMDLHCILVTVPHASAWKNTALGKVNRFCRECRCMDQWVPCINLPER